One Yimella lutea DNA window includes the following coding sequences:
- a CDS encoding MerR family transcriptional regulator, with the protein MRISELSEVTGMPIATLKFYLREGVLHPGEAQAKTQSFYDDSHVERVRLVRALTEVGGLSIAATKMVVDAMNDPQVDRLSLLATAQKSLAPPVIVPRREHPLARQLLDKLGWEYSDGDRMVDLLERQLEVADEADVGMTMAHMVGLARMAHHIAEVDISLVPDDATLAVRNTVLGTAVSDKLLITLRRLAQSDVARRAGAETPQAEPISD; encoded by the coding sequence GTGCGTATCTCGGAACTGTCCGAGGTGACGGGGATGCCCATCGCCACCTTGAAGTTCTACCTGCGCGAGGGGGTGCTGCATCCCGGCGAAGCGCAGGCCAAGACCCAGTCCTTCTACGACGACTCCCATGTGGAGCGGGTCAGGCTCGTCCGGGCGCTCACCGAGGTCGGGGGACTCTCGATCGCGGCCACGAAGATGGTCGTCGACGCGATGAACGACCCGCAGGTCGACCGGCTCAGCCTGCTCGCGACCGCCCAGAAGTCACTTGCCCCACCGGTGATCGTCCCGCGGCGCGAGCACCCACTCGCCCGGCAGCTGTTGGACAAACTCGGGTGGGAGTACAGCGACGGTGACCGGATGGTCGATCTGCTCGAGCGCCAGCTGGAAGTGGCCGACGAGGCCGATGTGGGTATGACGATGGCGCACATGGTGGGCCTTGCTCGGATGGCGCACCACATCGCCGAGGTCGACATCTCGCTCGTCCCGGACGACGCGACCCTCGCCGTCCGTAACACCGTGCTCGGCACCGCAGTCTCCGACAAGTTGCTGATCACGCTGCGCCGACTCGCGCAATCCGATGTCGCCCGGCGTGCCGGCGCCGAGACGCCCCAGGCGGAGCCGATTTCGGACTGA